CAACCCGCGGAGATGACGGGATTCCCTATTTTGCTTATGACATCGCTCAAGGTGCTGGCGGTGAATGGGTGGAATTCCCTAATCCCTATCCCACATATCATTCCACAGGCGGAGCTGCCTGGATTGCTGCTCCAGATGAAATTGTGATCGTCCAGGGACATGTGGTCGGCAATGATTCTCCTGAAACCGGCCTGCCGGACTGTCTGGTAACACTTGCCGGAAATACTGATTATGAAACAGAAACTGATGAGAATGGTGATTTTATTTTTGAGGAAGTAGATTATAATGCTAATTATGATCTGGAAATATCCAAAGATGGCTATGATCTGTATAGTGACGAAATTATGGTGAGTCTGGATGATATTGATCTGGGTACGATCATCTTGATGGAAACCCCCTACCCCGTCGAAAATGTTACAGCAGAAGAAACAGTGCAATATGAGGAAGTTACGGTTAGTTGGGATGCTCCAGACTTGAGAATGCTGGAAAGTTACAGTGTTTATCGTTTCCTGGAATGCTTCAGCGGAAATCCTGAACTCTGGGATTTAATGATTGAAGACACCTTGGAAAATGAATATATTGATGAGGGATGGGCAGAATTACCAGCCAATATCTGGCAATATGCCGTGATCGCTCATTACACAAGCGGGATCAATTCCGAAGCTGCACTATCTAATCCCATTGAAAAAATAGTTACCGGTACAACAGAAGATAATGCTTCACCAGTTCAGATTTGCACTCTGAAATCAGTCTATCCTAATCCCTTTAATCCAGAAGTCACTATCGCCTATCAGCTTTCAGAAGCAGCACTTGTGGAAATTGGCGTTTATGATATCAGGGGACGGCTTATTCAAACTCTTTGCCGCGGTAATTTTGCAAGTGGAGCACATCAGATCAATTGGATGGGCAGAGATAAATCTGATAATATTCAGCCTTCTGGTGTATATCTGGTGAGAATTTCTGTTAATGGTAAACTCAATAAAACAGCCAAAATATTATTAATGAAATAAGGTATAACTGATAATTGTATCTATCAAAAGAACCTTGCTTTTAAATAAGCAAGGTTCTTTTTTATTTAATTTAAAAAATATATTCTATTTCACTTTATATTACTATTGTTATAGATTGAATCTCTAACTTAATTGTTTGCTAATTAAAGCCACAGGGAACCCACAGGGAGGGTCCAGGGGGTGAAGATAGAGTTATGGGAGTAATGTAAGTTATTGTATAATATAGAATAAGCGGTGGGGAGGGGATTTTCTGCATGACAGCAGATGAATTTGAGCAGTTACGAGATTTAAGATATAATTGGTTAGAATAAACGATCGGGGAAATATGATGAGTTCCATGAGAAGTAGGGACTAGATTAAGTCATCATCTCAGAGACTATTCAATGCAGTAATTGATATCATTGCATGTTTTCAATTTTTGTGAAATAGACATATTCCCTGAAAGGGATAAATCAATTACAAAGAACAGTCTCACTTATGAGATTTAGATTTTATAAAATATTTCTTGACAGAAAGTACTTTATAGCTATATAATAACGTCAAAGAGAAAGGTAATGCAATCTTCTCTATAAAAGGAGGTAAACTTATGACTAAATTACTAGAAAACTCGCTGAAGGCTATAACAAGAAGGGTAAATCTTTCAACAGGTCTTGCAAATCCAGATGATATGAATCCCACAAAAGATTTATTTGTTAAGCTTCATGATAATGGTGAAATACTCCTAGCTAATGAAATTACATTATGGGCAGAACAAAAAGGGTGGAAACCCAAGGATGCAGAAGAACTTGGTGCTCTTGCTCAGCAGATAGGAATGGGTAAACGAGTTCCTATTAAAGAAAAGGGAAATTGGTGGAAAAAAGAAATCCTTAGTATTTTAGAAAAAGGAGAATAATTCTGAAAAACTCCTATAAATTGTAGATAGCGTCAATTACATGTAAAAATAATGATTTCAAAATCAGAATAGTATTAAGAAAAACTGGCAACATGTAAAAGATTGACATTATAAATTGGAGTATTTTAGTTTGTTTCATAAACGTTAAGGAGATTTAACTATGACAGAACAAATGAGAATTAATGGGAAAATTTTAAAGAATCTTATAATTTTTAAAGAATTCAAAGAAATTGGTTTCGATTATATCTTAAACCCAGAAACAGAAGAATTGCATAAAGTAGATGAAAACTTTTATGATTCACATAATTTGCATATTGCAAATTTAGAAAATTATATTGGTATTACAAATATTGGAATTATTCCTATTCACTACTTCAATGATGGCACAAAAATCCCGATTTATGATTTAATAACTGGTGATTTTCTCGGTGAATATAAACTTAATAAATGTAAGCATTGTAGCTGGTAATATAACTTATTTGATTTGGATGATATAACTTAATGGAGACGATATGGAAAAGACTTTAATTATTTCTGTTTTACTGGTTTTTTCGTTATTTGCTTTTGCTCAGAATACTTTTGAACTTGTTTCAGAAAGCTTCAATTCAATTGATGTTGAGTATAGTTCAGCCCCAAGTTATACTGATCTTGATGGTGATGGATTACTGGATATGTTAATAGGAGAAGATTCTGGTCATATAAATCGTTACGAGCAAAATTCAGAAAACTCAACTTCATTTAGCTTAGTAACAGAAAACTTCAATTCAATTGATGTCGGGAGTGGTTCAGCACCATCATTAACTGACCTTGATGGGGATGGTTTGCTAGATATATTGATCGGAGAAAGTGCTGGTAATATAAATCATTACGAGCAAAATGGAATAAATTCTGCCTCATTTCATTTAGTTACAGAAAACTTCAATTCAATTGATGTTGGGTATAATTCAGCCCCAAGCTTTATTGACCTTGACGGGGATGGATTACTGGATATGCTAATAGGAGAAAATAATGGTAATATATATCATTACGAGCAAAATGGAATAAATTCTGCCTCATTTCATTTAGTTACAGAAAACTTCAATTCAATTCATGTTGGCAGCAATTCAGCCCCAAGCTTTATTGACCTTGACGGGGATGGTTTACTGGATATGCTGATCGGGGAATGGGATGGAAGTATTAATCATTATGAGCAAAATTCAGAAAACTCAACTTCATTTAGTTTAGTAACAGAAAACTTCAATTTAATTGATGTCGGGGAGAATTCAAAACCAACTTTTACTGATCTTGATGGAGACGGTTTGCTGGATATGCTAATCGGGGAATATAATGGAAATATCAATCATTATGAATTTGCATTTATTGTATCAGATTTCTCTTACAACCTTATGTCCGAACAGGTACCTATAGAAGTACAATTCACCGATTTATCCCATAGCTATATAAATGAAACATGGACTTGCGAATGGGATTTTGATAATGATGGGATTATTGACAGTTATGAGAATAATCCTTCTTTTAGCTATCTTTTTTATGGTGAACATACTGTTTCATTAACGGTAACAAATAATTATGGTGCCAGCACAAAAACAGATATAATTGAATTGCCGGAATTTTCATTAATAACAGAAAACTTCAATTCAATTGATGTCGGGGAGTATTCAGGACCAACTTTTACTGATCTTGATGGGGATGGTTTGCTGGATATGTTAATTGGAAAACAAGATGGATATATATATCATTGCGAGCAAATTGCAGAAAACTCAACTTCATTTAATTTAGTTACAGAAAACTTCAATTCAATTGATGTTGGGTTACTTTCAGCACCAAGTTTTACCGATCTTGATGGGGATGGTTTGCTGGATATGTTAATTGGTGAACTGGTTGGGAATATATATCATTACGAGCAAATTGCAGAAAACTCAACTTCATTTAATTTAGTTACAGAAAACTTCAATTCAATTGCTGTTGGGGATTATTCAGAACCAACTTTTACCGATCTTGATGGGGATAGTTTACTGGATATGATTATTGGAGAAGGTGACGGAAAAATTAATCATTACGAGCAGATTGCCGAAAACTCTACTTCATTTGTTTTAGTTACAGAGAATTTCAATTCAATTGATGTTGGGAGTTATTCAGTACCAACTTTTACTGATCTTGATGGGGATGG
This portion of the Candidatus Stygibacter australis genome encodes:
- a CDS encoding T9SS type A sorting domain-containing protein, which encodes MRALMFIIILFSIVFLCAEGTLFVGLEGSSPVTYQSDMEGFPEIEWSSLFSMDVSGAAATPDGRIYLCEGAFTTHLYQASLILDPQQICTIVNDMSALAYGRDTLWGYSNYATPRGIYSIDTDTGATELALDVGAFRFFALDYNPDDDLFYGYTEYGASGLYSINIDSGEMIQLAGSIPATNGQGRGMAVGDNTVFLTATRGDDGIPYFAYDIAQGAGGEWVEFPNPYPTYHSTGGAAWIAAPDEIVIVQGHVVGNDSPETGLPDCLVTLAGNTDYETETDENGDFIFEEVDYNANYDLEISKDGYDLYSDEIMVSLDDIDLGTIILMETPYPVENVTAEETVQYEEVTVSWDAPDLRMLESYSVYRFLECFSGNPELWDLMIEDTLENEYIDEGWAELPANIWQYAVIAHYTSGINSEAALSNPIEKIVTGTTEDNASPVQICTLKSVYPNPFNPEVTIAYQLSEAALVEIGVYDIRGRLIQTLCRGNFASGAHQINWMGRDKSDNIQPSGVYLVRISVNGKLNKTAKILLMK